Part of the Thermodesulfovibrionales bacterium genome, TGACGTGATAAAAGAGAGCGCGGCGGCGAAGAAGGTGATAGAGAAATATTTCGGCAACGGCTGTTTCACGTGCCCCGGGATTAATATGGAGTCGATAGCCTTCGGCTCGATGATGCATAACATAAACCCCGAGACCGTGGTCAAGGAGATTAACGAGGCGGAGGAGTAGTATGGAGGTTACGTGCTTTGTCTGCGGCAGGACTGATAAAAACTTCGTCTACCTCAATTGCATCCACGAGGGTGATAATAAGCTTGTCTGCGCCCGTTGTCTCCCGGTCCTGATACACGGGGCTCATTGAGACGGCAGAGGG contains:
- a CDS encoding DUF1858 domain-containing protein; its protein translation is MVSTKKVVTKDSIIGDVIKESAAAKKVIEKYFGNGCFTCPGINMESIAFGSMMHNINPETVVKEINEAEE